A single region of the Gossypium arboreum isolate Shixiya-1 chromosome 12, ASM2569848v2, whole genome shotgun sequence genome encodes:
- the LOC108460502 gene encoding homeobox-leucine zipper protein ANTHOCYANINLESS 2-like isoform X1 produces MNFGGFIDDSSGTNEGLGGARIIADIPYNTTTMPTGVFSQPRLVSSSIPKNMFNSPGLSLALQQPNIDNQGDETRLGENFEGNIGRRSREEEHESRSGSDNMDGGSGDDHDPTTAAGDKPPRKKRYHRHTPQQIQELEALFKECPHPDEKQRLELSKRLCLETRQVKFWFQNRRTQMKTQLERHENSLLRQENDKLRAENMSIRDAMRNPICTNCGGPAIIGDMSLEEQHLRIENARLKDELDRVCALAGKFLGRPITGPPLPNSSLELGVGTNGTFGTTMATTTTLPLGHDALPTMVVPSNRPATTLDRSMFLELALAAMDELVKMAQTDEPLWIKNIEGGREMLNHDEYLRTFTPCIGLKPNGFVTEASRETGVVIINSLALVETLMDSNRWAEMFHCMIARTSTTDVISNGMGGTRNGALQLMNAELQILSPLVPVREVSFLRFCKQHAEGVWAVVDVSIDTIKESTTFVTCRRLPSGCVVQDMPNGYSKVICVEHAEYDESQVHQLYRPLLSSGMGFGAQRWVATLQRQCECLAILMSSTVPTRDHTAITASGRRSMLKLAQRMTDNFCAGVCASTVHKWNKLNAGNVDEDVRVMTRKSIDDPGEPPGIVLSAATSVWLPVSPQRLFDFLRDERLRSEWDILSNGGPMQEMAHIAKGQDHGNCVSLLRASAMNANQSSMLILQETCIDAAGSLVVYAPVDIPAMHVVMNGGDSAYVALLPSGFAIVPDGPGSHGPISNGHVNGNTGGGSSRVGGSLLTVAFQILVNSLPTAKLTVESVETVNNLISCTVQKIKAALQCES; encoded by the exons atgaattttggggGGTTTATAGATGATAGTTCTGGTACTAATGAAGGTCTTGGTGGTGCAAGAATAATTGCAGACATACCTTATAACACCACCACCATGCCTACTGGTGTTTTCTCTCAACCCCGCCTTGTTTCTTCTTCAATTCCTAAGAACATGTTCAACTCACCAGGCCTTTCTCTTGCTCTt CAGCAACCCAATATAGATAATCAAGGAGATGAGACTAGATTAGGTGAGAATTTTGAAGGAAATATTGGGAGAAGAAGCAGAGAAGAAGAACATGAAAGTAGATCTGGTAGTGATAATATGGATGGTGGTTCCGGTGATGATCATGACCCCACCACCGCGGCCGGTGATAAACCACCGAGGAAAAAGAGATACCACCGTCATACACCTCAACAAATCCAAGAGCTTGAAGC TCTCTTTAAGGAGTGTCCTCATCCAGATGAAAAGCAGAGATTAGAGCTTAGTAAAAGGCTTTGTTTAGAAACCAGACAAGTTAAGTTTTGGTTCCAAAACAGGCGTACTCAAATGAAG ACACAATTAGAGCGACATGAGAACTCATTGTTGAGACAGGAGAATGATAAGCTTAGAGCTGAAAACATGTCTATAAGAGATGCAATGAGGAATCCCATATGTACTAATTGTGGTGGGCCGGCTATTATTGGTGATATGTCACTTGAAGAACAACATCTTAGAATCGAAAATGCTCGTTTAAAAGATGAATTAGATCGTGTTTGTGCACTTGCTGGTAAGTTTTTAGGTCGTCCAATTACAGGACCTCCATTACCAAACTCAAGTTTAGAGCTTGGTGTTGGCACCAATGGTACTTTTGGAACCACTATGGCTACTACTACAACATTGCCTTTAGGACATGATGCTTTACCAACAATGGTTGTTCCTAGTAATAGACCGGCAACGACACTCGATCGATCCATGTTTTTGGAACTTGCTTTGGCTGCCATGGATGAACTTGTTAAGATGGCACAAACTGATGAGCCATTATGGATTAAGAACATAGAAGGTGGAAGAGAAATGTTGAACCATGATGAGTATTTAAGGACATTTACACCTTGTATTGGTTTAAAGCCAAATGGTTTTGTCACTGAAGCGTCAAGGGAGACTGGTGTAGTGATTATCAACAGTCTAGCCCTTGTTGAAACATTAATGGACTCG AATCGTTGGGCAGAGATGTTTCATTGTATGATTGCTAGAACATCAACAACTGATGTGATATCTAATGGCATGGGAGGAACCAGAAACGGTGCACTTCaactt ATGAATGCTGAGCTTCAAATTCTTTCACCTTTAGTTCCTGTTCGTGAAGTAAGTTTCTTAAGGTTCTGTAAACAACATGCTGAAGGTGTTTGGGCTGTCGTTGATGTGTCCATTGATACTATCAAAGAAAGTACTACATTTGTTACCTGTAGGAGACTTCCTTCTGGTTGTGTTGTTCAAGATATGCCTAATGGTTACTCCAAG GTTATATGCGTTGAACATGCTGAATATGATGAGAGCCAAGTTCATCAACTATACCGGCCTTTACTAAGTTCCGGCATGGGCTTCGGTGCCCAACGGTGGGTGGCGACCCTTCAACGGCAATGCGAATGCCTTGCCATACTCATGTCCTCCACCGTTCCCACTAGAGACCACACCG CTATAACTGCAAGTGGGAGACGGAGCATGTTGAAGCTAGCTCAACGGATGACAGATAACTTCTGTGCCGGGGTTTGTGCATCGACGGTTCATAAATGGAACAAGCTTAATGCTGGGAATGTAGACGAAGACGTTAGGGTTATGACTAGGAAAAGCATTGACGACCCCGGCGAACCGCCAGGGATCGTACTAAGTGCCGCCACTTCGGTTTGGTTGCCGGTGTCACCACAACGGCTTTTTGATTTCCTACGCGACGAACGGTTGAGGAGTGAGTGGGATATATTGTCGAATGGCGGACCTATGCAAGAGATGGCACACATTGCCAAAGGCCAAGATCATGGCAATTGCGTTTCCCTCCTGCGTGCCAGT GCCATGAACGCAAATCAGAGCAGCATGCTGATATTGCAGGAAACATGCATAGACGCAGCAGGGTCGCTTGTAGTGTACGCGCCAGTTGATATTCCAGCCATGCACGTTGTCATGAACGGTGGTGATTCCGCTTACGTCGCACTTTTACCTTCGGGATTCGCCATTGTCCCGGACGGTCCTGGGTCTCATGGACCTATCTCTAACGGACATGTTAACGGAAACACCGGCGGAGGGTCGTCAAGAGTCGGTGGATCGCTTCTCACGGTAGCTTTTCAAATATTGGTAAACAGTTTACCAACGGCTAAACTGACCGTCGAATCGGTTGAAACGGTTAATAATCTGATTTCGTGTACTGTCCAAAAGATCAAAGCTGCCCTTCAATGCGAAAGTTGA
- the LOC108460502 gene encoding homeobox-leucine zipper protein ANTHOCYANINLESS 2-like isoform X2: MNFGGFIDDSSGTNEGLGGARIIADIPYNTTTMPTGVFSQPRLVSSSIPKNMFNSPGLSLALQPNIDNQGDETRLGENFEGNIGRRSREEEHESRSGSDNMDGGSGDDHDPTTAAGDKPPRKKRYHRHTPQQIQELEALFKECPHPDEKQRLELSKRLCLETRQVKFWFQNRRTQMKTQLERHENSLLRQENDKLRAENMSIRDAMRNPICTNCGGPAIIGDMSLEEQHLRIENARLKDELDRVCALAGKFLGRPITGPPLPNSSLELGVGTNGTFGTTMATTTTLPLGHDALPTMVVPSNRPATTLDRSMFLELALAAMDELVKMAQTDEPLWIKNIEGGREMLNHDEYLRTFTPCIGLKPNGFVTEASRETGVVIINSLALVETLMDSNRWAEMFHCMIARTSTTDVISNGMGGTRNGALQLMNAELQILSPLVPVREVSFLRFCKQHAEGVWAVVDVSIDTIKESTTFVTCRRLPSGCVVQDMPNGYSKVICVEHAEYDESQVHQLYRPLLSSGMGFGAQRWVATLQRQCECLAILMSSTVPTRDHTAITASGRRSMLKLAQRMTDNFCAGVCASTVHKWNKLNAGNVDEDVRVMTRKSIDDPGEPPGIVLSAATSVWLPVSPQRLFDFLRDERLRSEWDILSNGGPMQEMAHIAKGQDHGNCVSLLRASAMNANQSSMLILQETCIDAAGSLVVYAPVDIPAMHVVMNGGDSAYVALLPSGFAIVPDGPGSHGPISNGHVNGNTGGGSSRVGGSLLTVAFQILVNSLPTAKLTVESVETVNNLISCTVQKIKAALQCES, translated from the exons atgaattttggggGGTTTATAGATGATAGTTCTGGTACTAATGAAGGTCTTGGTGGTGCAAGAATAATTGCAGACATACCTTATAACACCACCACCATGCCTACTGGTGTTTTCTCTCAACCCCGCCTTGTTTCTTCTTCAATTCCTAAGAACATGTTCAACTCACCAGGCCTTTCTCTTGCTCTt CAACCCAATATAGATAATCAAGGAGATGAGACTAGATTAGGTGAGAATTTTGAAGGAAATATTGGGAGAAGAAGCAGAGAAGAAGAACATGAAAGTAGATCTGGTAGTGATAATATGGATGGTGGTTCCGGTGATGATCATGACCCCACCACCGCGGCCGGTGATAAACCACCGAGGAAAAAGAGATACCACCGTCATACACCTCAACAAATCCAAGAGCTTGAAGC TCTCTTTAAGGAGTGTCCTCATCCAGATGAAAAGCAGAGATTAGAGCTTAGTAAAAGGCTTTGTTTAGAAACCAGACAAGTTAAGTTTTGGTTCCAAAACAGGCGTACTCAAATGAAG ACACAATTAGAGCGACATGAGAACTCATTGTTGAGACAGGAGAATGATAAGCTTAGAGCTGAAAACATGTCTATAAGAGATGCAATGAGGAATCCCATATGTACTAATTGTGGTGGGCCGGCTATTATTGGTGATATGTCACTTGAAGAACAACATCTTAGAATCGAAAATGCTCGTTTAAAAGATGAATTAGATCGTGTTTGTGCACTTGCTGGTAAGTTTTTAGGTCGTCCAATTACAGGACCTCCATTACCAAACTCAAGTTTAGAGCTTGGTGTTGGCACCAATGGTACTTTTGGAACCACTATGGCTACTACTACAACATTGCCTTTAGGACATGATGCTTTACCAACAATGGTTGTTCCTAGTAATAGACCGGCAACGACACTCGATCGATCCATGTTTTTGGAACTTGCTTTGGCTGCCATGGATGAACTTGTTAAGATGGCACAAACTGATGAGCCATTATGGATTAAGAACATAGAAGGTGGAAGAGAAATGTTGAACCATGATGAGTATTTAAGGACATTTACACCTTGTATTGGTTTAAAGCCAAATGGTTTTGTCACTGAAGCGTCAAGGGAGACTGGTGTAGTGATTATCAACAGTCTAGCCCTTGTTGAAACATTAATGGACTCG AATCGTTGGGCAGAGATGTTTCATTGTATGATTGCTAGAACATCAACAACTGATGTGATATCTAATGGCATGGGAGGAACCAGAAACGGTGCACTTCaactt ATGAATGCTGAGCTTCAAATTCTTTCACCTTTAGTTCCTGTTCGTGAAGTAAGTTTCTTAAGGTTCTGTAAACAACATGCTGAAGGTGTTTGGGCTGTCGTTGATGTGTCCATTGATACTATCAAAGAAAGTACTACATTTGTTACCTGTAGGAGACTTCCTTCTGGTTGTGTTGTTCAAGATATGCCTAATGGTTACTCCAAG GTTATATGCGTTGAACATGCTGAATATGATGAGAGCCAAGTTCATCAACTATACCGGCCTTTACTAAGTTCCGGCATGGGCTTCGGTGCCCAACGGTGGGTGGCGACCCTTCAACGGCAATGCGAATGCCTTGCCATACTCATGTCCTCCACCGTTCCCACTAGAGACCACACCG CTATAACTGCAAGTGGGAGACGGAGCATGTTGAAGCTAGCTCAACGGATGACAGATAACTTCTGTGCCGGGGTTTGTGCATCGACGGTTCATAAATGGAACAAGCTTAATGCTGGGAATGTAGACGAAGACGTTAGGGTTATGACTAGGAAAAGCATTGACGACCCCGGCGAACCGCCAGGGATCGTACTAAGTGCCGCCACTTCGGTTTGGTTGCCGGTGTCACCACAACGGCTTTTTGATTTCCTACGCGACGAACGGTTGAGGAGTGAGTGGGATATATTGTCGAATGGCGGACCTATGCAAGAGATGGCACACATTGCCAAAGGCCAAGATCATGGCAATTGCGTTTCCCTCCTGCGTGCCAGT GCCATGAACGCAAATCAGAGCAGCATGCTGATATTGCAGGAAACATGCATAGACGCAGCAGGGTCGCTTGTAGTGTACGCGCCAGTTGATATTCCAGCCATGCACGTTGTCATGAACGGTGGTGATTCCGCTTACGTCGCACTTTTACCTTCGGGATTCGCCATTGTCCCGGACGGTCCTGGGTCTCATGGACCTATCTCTAACGGACATGTTAACGGAAACACCGGCGGAGGGTCGTCAAGAGTCGGTGGATCGCTTCTCACGGTAGCTTTTCAAATATTGGTAAACAGTTTACCAACGGCTAAACTGACCGTCGAATCGGTTGAAACGGTTAATAATCTGATTTCGTGTACTGTCCAAAAGATCAAAGCTGCCCTTCAATGCGAAAGTTGA